In Treponema primitia ZAS-2, a genomic segment contains:
- a CDS encoding DNA repair helicase XPB, with protein MSIDSSNPLIVQSDRTLLLDVHAPKAEEARAAIMPFAELEKSPEHIHTFRITPLSLWNAASAGFSPEDVTAVLDTYSRYPVPQSIVEGFSDTMDRYGKIRLVSAPQAAAAEAAFPVDSSGAPQAGAVRSLPEELLLVADEEAILAEIGAAKSLEKLLRITEQGFKLRLTDRGSVKRELIRMGWPVQDMAPLVSGASLELELRDIAASGQSFTLRDYQAEAARSVLGNNGPGTGYGVVVLPCGSGKTMVGMALMTLLKTNTLVLTTNVAAVHQWIDELLDKTDLTKDQIAEYTGDSKGVAPVTIATYQIITWRPDRDADFPHFKLFRERPWGLIIYDEVHLLPAPVFRVTAELQAVRRLGLTATLIREDRAEDAVFSLVGPKRYDVPWKDLEGKGWIAEALCTEIRLDMPEKLKIPYAVAAPREKYRIASENPYKEIIARQLVENHPEDHILVIGQYIAQLESLARLLKAPLITGKTANAEREKVYGAFKRGDVRVIVVSKVANFAIDLPDASMAIQVSGSFGSRQEEAQRLGRILRPKGRNSYFYTLVSRYTVEEDFAANRQKFLAEQGYKYAIQHWTEKEILSGQSGIVSGPEKGDSK; from the coding sequence ATGTCGATTGACTCTTCGAACCCTCTGATTGTGCAAAGTGATCGGACTCTGCTTTTGGATGTCCACGCCCCTAAGGCTGAGGAGGCCCGGGCTGCTATTATGCCCTTTGCGGAATTGGAAAAGTCCCCGGAACATATACATACCTTCAGGATAACCCCCCTGTCCCTCTGGAATGCTGCCAGCGCCGGTTTTTCTCCGGAGGATGTGACTGCGGTCCTTGATACCTACAGCCGCTACCCGGTGCCCCAGAGCATAGTCGAAGGTTTCTCCGATACCATGGACCGGTATGGCAAGATACGCTTGGTATCGGCGCCTCAGGCTGCGGCGGCAGAGGCGGCTTTTCCGGTGGATTCATCTGGGGCGCCCCAGGCCGGGGCGGTTCGGAGTTTGCCCGAGGAATTGCTCCTGGTGGCAGATGAAGAGGCTATCCTGGCGGAGATAGGGGCGGCCAAGTCCCTGGAAAAGCTTTTGCGGATTACCGAACAGGGTTTCAAGCTGAGGCTGACCGATCGGGGGAGCGTCAAACGGGAGCTTATCCGCATGGGCTGGCCGGTGCAGGACATGGCTCCCCTGGTCAGCGGGGCGTCCCTGGAACTGGAACTGCGGGATATCGCCGCTTCGGGCCAGTCTTTTACCCTGCGGGACTACCAAGCCGAGGCTGCCCGGTCGGTGCTGGGGAACAATGGCCCGGGTACAGGGTATGGGGTGGTGGTACTACCCTGCGGTTCCGGGAAGACCATGGTGGGGATGGCCCTCATGACCCTGCTCAAGACCAATACCCTGGTGCTGACCACCAATGTGGCGGCGGTGCACCAGTGGATAGACGAACTTTTGGATAAAACAGATCTCACCAAGGATCAGATTGCCGAGTACACCGGTGATTCTAAGGGGGTGGCGCCGGTTACTATTGCCACCTACCAGATCATCACCTGGCGGCCCGATAGGGATGCGGATTTCCCCCACTTCAAACTGTTCAGGGAACGGCCCTGGGGGCTGATCATCTACGACGAGGTCCATCTGCTGCCGGCCCCGGTGTTCCGGGTCACCGCGGAATTGCAGGCGGTTCGGCGCCTGGGGCTTACCGCTACCCTGATCCGTGAGGATCGGGCGGAGGATGCGGTGTTCAGCCTGGTGGGGCCCAAGCGCTACGATGTGCCCTGGAAGGACCTTGAGGGCAAGGGGTGGATTGCCGAGGCGCTCTGCACGGAGATACGCCTGGATATGCCGGAAAAGCTCAAGATACCCTACGCCGTGGCTGCCCCCCGGGAGAAGTACCGCATCGCCAGCGAGAATCCTTATAAGGAAATTATCGCCCGGCAGTTGGTGGAAAACCACCCGGAAGATCATATCCTGGTGATAGGCCAGTACATTGCCCAGTTAGAATCCCTTGCCCGACTTTTAAAGGCCCCCCTGATCACCGGCAAGACCGCCAATGCGGAACGGGAAAAGGTATACGGCGCATTTAAGCGGGGGGATGTCCGGGTCATCGTGGTTTCTAAGGTGGCGAATTTCGCCATCGACCTGCCCGATGCCTCCATGGCTATCCAGGTTTCAGGCTCCTTTGGTTCCCGGCAGGAGGAAGCCCAGCGGCTGGGCCGCATTTTGCGCCCCAAAGGCCGGAACTCCTACTTTTACACCCTGGTTTCCCGGTATACTGTGGAGGAGGACTTTGCCGCCAACCGGCAAAAATTCCTGGCCGAACAGGGCTATAAGTACGCCATCCAGCACTGGACCGAAAAGGAGATACTCTCAGGTCAGAGCGGGATTGTGTCCGGTCCGGAAAAGGGTGATTCCAAATGA
- a CDS encoding NYN domain-containing protein, protein MPLLPFSSNQAESQFKLAVLIDADNTQPAIIEGLLDEVAKYGVASVKRIYGDWTSTNLRSWKDRLLEHAIQPIQQFSYTTGKNATDSAMIIDAMDLLYSDKLDGFCIVSSDSDFTRLAARLRESGRTVYGFGEKKTPRAFVSVCDKFIYTEILRDNQEEADEDESRPAARPRKDFKVDRKLLKLLRDTVDDLADESGWAYLGGIGQKITLRSSEFDPRNYGFKKLGDLFRAVSQFETEERPQENGTGRQVYIRWKRRAH, encoded by the coding sequence ATGCCCTTATTACCTTTTTCAAGCAACCAGGCGGAGTCCCAGTTCAAACTGGCAGTACTCATCGACGCCGATAATACCCAGCCCGCCATCATCGAAGGCCTCCTGGATGAGGTCGCCAAGTACGGCGTAGCCAGTGTCAAGCGTATCTACGGCGACTGGACCAGTACCAACCTCCGGTCCTGGAAAGACCGGCTTCTGGAACACGCCATCCAGCCCATCCAACAGTTTTCTTACACTACCGGGAAAAACGCCACCGACAGCGCCATGATCATCGACGCCATGGACCTGCTCTACAGCGATAAGTTGGACGGTTTCTGCATCGTATCCAGTGATTCGGACTTTACCCGCCTGGCAGCACGGCTGCGGGAAAGCGGCCGGACCGTCTATGGTTTTGGGGAAAAGAAAACCCCCCGGGCCTTTGTTTCGGTTTGCGACAAATTTATCTACACAGAAATACTGCGGGACAACCAGGAAGAGGCAGACGAGGACGAATCCCGCCCGGCAGCCAGACCTAGGAAGGACTTCAAGGTGGACCGGAAGCTGCTCAAGCTCCTGCGGGACACTGTGGACGACCTGGCCGACGAATCCGGCTGGGCCTACCTGGGCGGGATAGGGCAGAAGATCACCCTCCGTTCCAGCGAATTTGATCCCCGGAACTACGGCTTCAAAAAGCTGGGGGATCTCTTCCGTGCGGTCTCCCAGTTTGAAACCGAGGAGCGGCCCCAGGAAAACGGCACCGGCAGGCAGGTGTATATACGGTGGAAACGGCGGGCCCATTAG
- a CDS encoding methyl-accepting chemotaxis protein translates to MKLRVRLSILVIAIMVAVISVISVVILSRASEMQTETAIESTTNMANMYAMDLRRRFETYMQTAILLSQIMKDYESVDLSQRRIRYNGIIRSVLVENPSYLGIFTIWKPNALDGRDAEFANTPGTDETGRYISRYHRDSGLITLSLFDAYNETLEGASGVMSIANPVWREARGSTVLVVDVTVPIVSSQGEMVALVGINIDISAMQDIVSGIKPYGTGIATVYSNDGTVAAHNIPARTGQHMVETDTPLFKDYTSLALECIQQGKPVNFQGHSPALDVDLQIIIEPFTVSETTTPWSIMIAIPMDKVLEDVQALTFFTIILSLVAMIAAGVIIFFVAGSIAKPIVNVSRTLKDISEGEGDLTKQIAVKSADEIGDLARYFNMTLEKIRDLVITIKKQAVALFNIGNDLSSNMTETAAAINEITANVQSIKGRILNQSASVTETNATMEQITVNINKLDELIEQQSVNVAQSSSSIEQMLANIQSVTQTLKKNADNVTDLATASEVGRSSLQEVAGDILEITRESEGLLEINSVMENIASQTNLLSMNAAIEAAHAGEAGKGFAVVADEIRKLAESSGEQSKTISVILRKIKDAIDKITKSTDEVLTKFEAIDLGVKTVSDQEGNIRSAMEEQNTGSQQILEAIGQLNNITQMVKSGSMEMLEGSKEVIQESKNLEMVTQEITDGMNEMATGAEEINVAVSEVNNISGENKENIDILVKEVSRFKVE, encoded by the coding sequence ATGAAACTCAGAGTACGCTTAAGCATATTGGTAATAGCAATAATGGTAGCGGTTATTTCCGTTATTTCTGTCGTCATTCTGAGCCGCGCTTCGGAAATGCAGACGGAAACAGCCATAGAAAGTACAACGAACATGGCTAATATGTATGCCATGGATTTACGGCGGCGTTTTGAAACCTATATGCAAACCGCAATCCTGCTGTCCCAGATAATGAAGGATTACGAATCCGTGGACCTAAGCCAGCGGCGTATCCGCTACAATGGCATCATACGCAGTGTGTTGGTGGAAAACCCGAGTTATTTGGGTATTTTTACTATATGGAAGCCCAATGCCCTGGACGGCAGGGATGCTGAATTTGCCAATACCCCAGGTACCGATGAGACCGGCCGTTATATAAGCCGGTACCACCGGGATTCAGGCCTGATAACCCTAAGCCTCTTTGATGCATATAACGAGACACTGGAAGGGGCAAGCGGGGTTATGAGTATCGCCAACCCTGTTTGGCGGGAAGCCAGGGGTTCCACAGTTTTGGTGGTGGATGTCACGGTCCCCATAGTATCATCCCAGGGTGAAATGGTGGCCCTAGTGGGGATTAATATTGATATCAGCGCCATGCAGGACATAGTCTCGGGGATTAAACCCTATGGAACGGGAATAGCAACGGTCTATTCCAATGACGGGACCGTGGCGGCCCACAATATTCCTGCGCGGACCGGTCAGCATATGGTGGAAACCGATACGCCCCTTTTTAAAGACTATACCTCCCTGGCATTGGAATGTATACAACAGGGAAAACCCGTCAATTTCCAGGGACATTCCCCGGCCCTGGATGTGGATCTCCAGATAATTATTGAGCCCTTTACGGTTTCTGAAACCACCACTCCCTGGTCCATAATGATAGCCATTCCCATGGATAAGGTGCTGGAAGATGTACAGGCATTGACCTTTTTCACCATTATACTATCCCTGGTTGCCATGATTGCCGCAGGGGTAATTATCTTTTTTGTGGCCGGCAGTATAGCAAAGCCCATCGTTAATGTTTCCCGTACCCTCAAGGATATTTCCGAAGGGGAAGGGGATTTGACCAAGCAGATTGCCGTCAAATCCGCTGATGAGATCGGCGATCTGGCCCGGTACTTCAACATGACCCTGGAAAAAATCAGGGACCTGGTGATCACCATCAAAAAACAGGCCGTAGCCCTCTTCAATATTGGTAACGATCTCTCCTCCAATATGACAGAAACTGCTGCGGCGATAAATGAGATCACCGCCAATGTCCAGAGCATTAAAGGCCGGATTCTCAACCAATCTGCCTCGGTGACTGAAACAAATGCGACCATGGAGCAGATCACCGTCAATATCAACAAACTGGACGAACTCATTGAACAGCAGTCCGTTAATGTGGCCCAGTCATCTTCCTCAATTGAACAAATGCTCGCCAATATTCAATCGGTTACCCAGACCCTGAAAAAAAACGCAGATAATGTAACTGATTTGGCCACCGCTTCGGAGGTTGGCCGCTCCAGCCTTCAGGAGGTAGCCGGAGATATTCTGGAAATTACCCGGGAATCCGAGGGGCTTCTGGAGATCAATTCGGTGATGGAAAATATCGCCAGCCAGACCAACCTTCTTTCCATGAATGCCGCCATTGAAGCCGCCCACGCCGGAGAAGCGGGCAAAGGTTTTGCGGTGGTGGCGGATGAAATACGCAAACTCGCCGAATCTTCGGGGGAACAGTCCAAGACCATTTCTGTGATACTCAGGAAAATCAAGGACGCCATTGACAAGATCACTAAATCTACCGACGAGGTGCTTACTAAATTTGAAGCCATTGATTTGGGGGTTAAAACCGTTTCGGATCAGGAAGGAAATATACGCAGCGCCATGGAAGAACAGAATACCGGGAGCCAGCAGATCCTGGAGGCCATAGGGCAACTGAACAATATAACCCAGATGGTCAAAAGCGGTTCCATGGAGATGCTTGAGGGGAGCAAAGAAGTTATCCAGGAGAGCAAAAACCTGGAGATGGTTACCCAGGAAATCACCGACGGGATGAACGAGATGGCCACCGGGGCGGAGGAGATCAATGTGGCGGTAAGCGAGGTAAACAACATCTCAGGGGAAAACAAGGAAAACATAGACATCCTGGTCAAGGAGGTTTCCCGGTTTAAGGTCGAATAA
- a CDS encoding MBL fold metallo-hydrolase produces the protein MDKKRIKWQWGQNRAALMLGLMLVVSLWFTATVMAGPAAEKNTYVPGGFKAGSVTEGKNQIPYRYFDPTVDPIAVNRASADGKYPLVLYLHGEKGLGTDNIAQLTESNGATFWVADDLITKNPVYVLAPQCPQGKTWTDDVVYTLVFKALNDLINANASIDTNRLYIVGISLGGNGVWDYILKNPTKFAGALPISAQVDQKYYENNGAAFKAIANMAIWVNHAADDDVVPVNAMTDAVDALKAAGSACIKSENYTPGSIVPPHEAWQKIFTGLTAYNWLFEQSLTRSNGNTTNPSLGYTIKKTIGGVTEILDYELGKIHVVEDAEKVVIIDTGMGAGNLYEFIRDNVLINKTLPISIFITHRHGDHISRLDNFVGQDQLKAVYVHETEEDSYPSRLGPDIGKLQTIKDGFSIPLGGDKLEAFEVIGHTPGSLVYFYKNIIFSGDAIGSGDAWMQIGMCSIVDYQKNVQKLLDRIGNNSYFILPGHYEYRKQFNQLYAQNMLTCVNGVIKGTITPGIYQRNNSAIATYMNGGQNANLIYFTEKVFNF, from the coding sequence ATGGATAAGAAACGAATCAAATGGCAATGGGGGCAAAATCGCGCTGCATTGATGCTAGGTCTGATGTTGGTGGTTTCCTTATGGTTTACCGCTACCGTGATGGCTGGTCCGGCGGCTGAAAAAAATACCTATGTTCCCGGCGGATTTAAAGCAGGAAGCGTGACAGAGGGGAAAAACCAGATACCCTACAGATATTTCGACCCTACGGTTGATCCTATAGCTGTTAATAGGGCCTCCGCCGATGGAAAATATCCTCTTGTCCTCTATCTGCATGGCGAAAAAGGCTTGGGAACCGATAATATAGCGCAGTTGACCGAATCCAACGGCGCTACCTTCTGGGTTGCGGATGATCTTATCACCAAAAATCCGGTATATGTGCTTGCCCCCCAATGTCCACAAGGCAAGACTTGGACCGATGATGTGGTTTATACCCTCGTCTTTAAAGCCCTAAATGATCTAATTAATGCAAATGCCTCAATTGATACCAACAGGCTCTACATCGTGGGAATCTCTCTGGGGGGCAATGGTGTTTGGGATTATATCCTGAAAAACCCGACAAAATTTGCCGGCGCCTTGCCTATCAGCGCCCAGGTGGATCAAAAGTACTATGAAAATAACGGAGCTGCCTTCAAGGCAATCGCCAATATGGCTATTTGGGTCAATCATGCCGCGGATGATGATGTGGTTCCCGTAAATGCCATGACCGATGCGGTAGATGCTTTGAAAGCAGCCGGCAGCGCCTGCATAAAATCCGAAAACTACACCCCCGGTTCTATCGTCCCGCCCCATGAAGCTTGGCAGAAAATTTTCACCGGCCTCACCGCCTACAACTGGCTCTTCGAGCAATCCCTCACCCGGTCCAATGGGAATACCACAAACCCATCCCTGGGTTATACCATAAAGAAGACAATAGGGGGCGTGACGGAAATATTGGATTATGAACTTGGGAAGATCCATGTGGTTGAGGATGCCGAAAAAGTGGTCATTATTGATACCGGCATGGGGGCGGGCAATCTGTACGAATTTATCAGGGACAATGTTCTGATAAACAAGACTCTTCCCATAAGCATCTTTATCACCCATAGACACGGAGATCATATAAGCCGCCTGGACAATTTTGTTGGTCAGGACCAGCTTAAAGCCGTCTATGTCCATGAAACTGAAGAGGATTCCTATCCATCCCGTTTGGGCCCGGATATTGGCAAACTGCAAACAATCAAAGATGGTTTTTCCATTCCCCTGGGCGGGGACAAGCTTGAAGCCTTTGAGGTCATAGGCCATACCCCGGGTTCTTTGGTTTACTTCTATAAAAATATTATTTTTTCCGGTGATGCCATTGGTTCCGGCGATGCCTGGATGCAGATCGGGATGTGTTCAATCGTGGACTATCAAAAGAACGTTCAAAAGCTATTGGACAGGATAGGCAACAATTCCTACTTCATCTTGCCCGGACATTATGAATACCGCAAACAGTTCAACCAGCTCTATGCACAGAATATGTTGACCTGCGTGAACGGTGTTATCAAAGGGACGATCACCCCTGGAATATACCAACGGAATAATTCGGCTATAGCAACCTACATGAACGGCGGGCAGAACGCCAACCTCATATATTTCACTGAGAAGGTTTTCAACTTCTAA
- a CDS encoding YebC/PmpR family DNA-binding transcriptional regulator, translating to MSGHSKWATIKHAKGAADAKRGQIFTKLIKEISIAARMGGGSPDANPRLRTAILKARGANMPKDNIDRAIKKGTGELEGVNYEELIYEAYAPGGVAIFIEVLTDNKNRAAADIRNMLTRAGGQLATSGSVSRLFKREGIITVDGEKYTEDQIMEIAIEGGAEDVALSDGIIEVTTAPEDFESVANCLNDKGIETMSAEVSMVADVEVALDLDATGKVAKLIDRLEENEDVQNVYSNLEIPEGFESE from the coding sequence ATGTCCGGCCATAGTAAATGGGCGACTATTAAACACGCTAAGGGCGCAGCGGATGCAAAACGCGGCCAAATTTTTACCAAGCTGATCAAGGAAATTTCCATTGCCGCCAGGATGGGTGGGGGGAGTCCCGATGCCAATCCGCGCTTGCGGACCGCTATTCTCAAGGCCCGGGGGGCCAATATGCCCAAGGATAACATCGACAGGGCTATCAAAAAGGGTACCGGCGAGCTTGAAGGGGTCAATTACGAAGAATTGATCTACGAAGCCTATGCCCCAGGGGGTGTGGCGATTTTCATCGAGGTCCTGACGGACAATAAAAACCGGGCCGCTGCGGATATCCGCAATATGCTGACCCGGGCGGGGGGGCAGCTTGCCACTTCCGGTTCGGTTTCCCGGCTCTTCAAACGCGAGGGGATCATCACCGTGGATGGGGAAAAGTACACCGAGGACCAGATCATGGAGATCGCCATCGAGGGGGGCGCGGAAGACGTGGCCCTTTCCGACGGGATCATCGAGGTTACCACCGCGCCCGAGGATTTCGAGTCCGTGGCGAACTGCCTGAACGATAAGGGCATCGAAACCATGAGCGCCGAGGTGAGCATGGTGGCTGATGTCGAGGTGGCCCTGGATTTGGATGCCACCGGCAAGGTAGCTAAGCTTATCGACCGGCTGGAAGAAAACGAAGACGTGCAGAACGTGTATTCCAACCTGGAGATCCCCGAAGGCTTTGAGTCGGAGTAA
- the ruvC gene encoding crossover junction endodeoxyribonuclease RuvC — MVKASAARRIIGVDPGLASTGWGVIDIRGRRLVHIAHGSIESKADRPQAERLFSIYTAFRQILETYKPGESAMETLYFGRNVSSALPVAEARGVLSLALVEQGLVVVEFSPNAIKKAVTGVARADKSQIQEMVRLILGLDGIPKPDHAADALAMAICSANTLLL; from the coding sequence CTGGTAAAAGCCAGCGCGGCACGGCGGATTATCGGGGTTGACCCCGGGCTTGCCTCCACAGGCTGGGGGGTTATCGACATTAGGGGCCGGCGGCTGGTGCATATTGCCCACGGTAGCATTGAAAGCAAGGCGGATCGCCCCCAGGCGGAACGCCTTTTTTCTATATATACGGCCTTCCGGCAGATTTTGGAGACCTATAAGCCCGGGGAATCCGCCATGGAGACCCTTTACTTTGGCCGGAATGTGTCCAGCGCCCTGCCGGTGGCGGAAGCCCGGGGGGTGCTTTCCCTGGCCTTGGTGGAACAGGGGCTGGTGGTGGTGGAATTTTCCCCCAATGCTATTAAAAAGGCGGTGACCGGGGTTGCCCGGGCGGATAAAAGCCAAATTCAGGAGATGGTCCGGCTTATTCTGGGGCTGGACGGGATTCCTAAGCCGGATCATGCTGCGGATGCCTTGGCTATGGCTATTTGTTCGGCTAATACCCTTTTACTTTAA
- a CDS encoding chemotaxis protein CheW yields MADQNQLVTFQLGEELYGINIMDVKEIVRVQEIRAIPNAPAYVEGIFNLRSEIIPIVNLHKRFHLKRITHTEEDELLSGFIILDIDGMKLGVIIDRVSRVVTIEREEIQPPPQMLSGIGAEYIKGVVRQEYGYLIILNIRDLFNAKELQKIAELNRR; encoded by the coding sequence ATGGCTGATCAGAATCAATTAGTTACCTTTCAGCTTGGGGAAGAATTATACGGGATCAATATCATGGACGTGAAGGAAATCGTCCGGGTACAGGAAATTCGGGCTATCCCCAACGCTCCGGCCTATGTGGAAGGTATTTTCAACCTTCGCAGTGAGATAATTCCGATTGTTAACCTTCACAAGCGCTTCCACCTTAAAAGGATCACCCATACAGAGGAAGATGAATTGCTCTCGGGCTTTATTATCCTGGATATTGACGGGATGAAGCTGGGGGTTATCATTGACCGGGTTTCCCGGGTGGTGACTATAGAACGGGAAGAAATCCAGCCTCCTCCGCAAATGCTCAGCGGTATTGGGGCGGAATATATAAAAGGGGTTGTCCGTCAGGAGTATGGGTACCTTATTATCCTGAATATACGGGATCTCTTTAATGCCAAAGAGTTGCAGAAGATCGCGGAACTTAACAGGCGATAG
- a CDS encoding DegT/DnrJ/EryC1/StrS family aminotransferase: MKIEVYSPTIRRKEMDAVLTALVEDKIGPGEHTQHLVQIAKERLKFDYSLALRSPVIALSLALKSLNLEDGQGVIISALSPGYYKQVIEDLRLVPIYADVLPSSASIGPETIEAARSRQASARCVVVHHTLGFVPDMAAILDLGLPVIDDRSQSYGALSAERPVPASIVAAAESSAEAPAVQAVEPAPETPYSPGALTILGLEEKDLLTAGGGALLYAMNRREAGVLRNYAELLPEYGLPDMNAAMGVVQFREAGKNLEKRKEIAKIYAQASQRTRHKRFVQNDIYEYNNYVFPLILETGMKDVKAYAKKKDIAVESALEDTLMGAGLVPTEDCPESYSLSLRTALFPLYPRLSGAEIEKVSKLILTLP; encoded by the coding sequence ATGAAGATTGAGGTCTATTCTCCGACCATCAGACGTAAAGAGATGGACGCGGTTCTTACCGCCCTGGTGGAGGATAAAATCGGCCCCGGCGAGCATACCCAGCATCTGGTCCAGATTGCCAAGGAACGGCTCAAGTTCGACTATTCATTGGCCCTGCGGAGTCCCGTCATTGCCCTTTCCCTGGCCCTGAAATCCCTGAACCTGGAGGATGGTCAGGGGGTGATCATCTCCGCCCTGTCCCCCGGTTATTATAAGCAGGTGATTGAAGATCTGCGGCTGGTTCCGATCTATGCGGATGTGCTGCCCTCTTCGGCATCCATAGGCCCGGAAACCATTGAGGCCGCCCGATCCCGGCAAGCTTCCGCCCGGTGCGTTGTGGTTCACCATACCCTGGGCTTTGTGCCCGATATGGCTGCCATCCTTGATCTGGGCCTCCCGGTGATCGATGACCGCTCCCAAAGTTACGGCGCCCTTTCCGCTGAACGGCCTGTACCTGCGTCTATTGTTGCGGCAGCTGAATCTTCCGCTGAAGCGCCGGCGGTACAGGCGGTGGAACCGGCGCCGGAAACCCCCTATTCCCCGGGGGCGCTGACCATACTGGGCCTGGAGGAGAAGGATCTGCTCACTGCCGGGGGTGGGGCGTTGCTCTATGCCATGAACCGACGGGAAGCGGGGGTGCTTCGGAACTATGCGGAGCTGCTTCCGGAATACGGCCTGCCGGATATGAACGCCGCCATGGGTGTGGTCCAGTTTAGAGAAGCGGGAAAGAACCTGGAAAAGCGGAAGGAGATCGCAAAGATCTATGCCCAGGCAAGTCAGCGGACCCGGCATAAACGGTTTGTCCAGAACGATATTTACGAATACAATAACTATGTCTTTCCCCTGATCCTGGAGACCGGGATGAAGGATGTAAAGGCCTATGCTAAAAAGAAGGATATTGCGGTGGAAAGTGCTCTGGAGGATACCCTCATGGGGGCCGGCCTGGTTCCCACCGAGGATTGTCCGGAAAGCTACTCACTTTCCCTTAGAACGGCCCTCTTTCCCCTCTATCCCCGGCTCAGCGGGGCGGAGATTGAAAAGGTCTCCAAGCTTATCCTGACCCTTCCGTAA
- a CDS encoding NAD(+)/NADH kinase → MGEIKRALLIINLHKENAQSLGRKIEAELGRRDIGVHSFSFDGQGDFSPDGEYACCFSLGGDGTVLYAARTLAQLGVPILPINLGSLGFIAAVHPDEWLQVFESWLRGEAVLSRRLMLDVWVERQGKIIARETCLNDAVISALGIARLISLGVATEFSSGDKTSRIHLGHYRSDGLIVATPTGSTAYSVAAGGPILDPELAAVIINPLCPFTLSNRPLVVPANETVIVELENEQRSGIILTVDGQVTEALEPRDRIYIHRAPRDALLIASDREGFYKALRTKLNWSGGSLTGGAGNA, encoded by the coding sequence ATGGGTGAAATCAAACGGGCTTTGTTGATTATTAACCTTCACAAAGAGAACGCCCAATCTCTGGGACGGAAAATTGAGGCGGAACTTGGGCGTCGGGATATAGGGGTCCATTCTTTTTCCTTTGACGGGCAGGGTGATTTTAGCCCCGATGGGGAATATGCCTGCTGTTTCAGCCTGGGCGGGGATGGTACGGTCCTCTATGCCGCCCGGACCTTGGCGCAGTTGGGGGTTCCCATTTTACCGATAAACCTGGGGTCCCTGGGCTTCATCGCCGCGGTTCATCCCGATGAATGGCTGCAGGTCTTTGAGTCCTGGCTCCGGGGTGAGGCGGTTCTTTCGCGGCGGCTCATGCTGGATGTCTGGGTGGAACGGCAGGGTAAAATCATAGCCCGTGAAACCTGCCTGAACGATGCGGTGATTTCTGCCCTGGGGATCGCCAGGCTGATAAGCCTGGGGGTTGCAACGGAATTTTCTTCCGGGGATAAAACTAGCCGCATACACCTGGGGCACTACCGGTCCGACGGGCTCATCGTGGCCACCCCCACAGGCTCCACCGCCTACTCGGTGGCCGCCGGGGGGCCCATTCTGGACCCGGAACTGGCGGCGGTGATTATCAATCCTCTCTGCCCCTTTACCCTGTCCAACCGCCCCCTGGTGGTCCCGGCCAATGAAACGGTGATCGTGGAACTGGAAAACGAACAGCGCAGCGGTATCATCCTCACTGTGGACGGCCAGGTAACCGAGGCCCTGGAACCCCGGGACCGGATCTATATACACCGTGCCCCCCGGGACGCCCTGCTCATTGCTTCTGACCGGGAAGGCTTTTACAAAGCCCTGCGCACAAAGCTTAACTGGTCAGGGGGGAGTTTAACCGGCGGAGCGGGCAATGCTTGA